The following proteins are encoded in a genomic region of Nocardioides sp. cx-173:
- a CDS encoding Rieske (2Fe-2S) protein has translation MSDRPTFQPTRRIVFHGLGAIGIAAALAGCGGSSDDGGGGGDGGAQPEAGAELASTSEVPVGGGLILTAEKVVITQPTEGDFKAFSAVCTHQNNVVTSVEDGVIHCSFHGSEFSADSGKVEGGPAGSGLAEVSIDVQGDKILAA, from the coding sequence ATGTCCGACAGGCCCACGTTCCAGCCCACCCGCCGCATCGTCTTCCACGGTCTCGGCGCCATCGGGATCGCCGCCGCGCTCGCCGGCTGCGGCGGCTCCTCGGACGACGGCGGCGGCGGTGGAGACGGCGGCGCCCAGCCCGAGGCCGGGGCGGAGCTGGCCAGCACCTCCGAGGTGCCGGTCGGGGGCGGGCTCATCCTCACCGCGGAGAAGGTCGTGATCACCCAGCCCACCGAGGGTGACTTCAAGGCCTTCAGTGCCGTCTGCACCCACCAGAACAACGTCGTGACCTCGGTCGAGGACGGCGTCATCCACTGCAGCTTCCACGGCAGCGAGTTCTCCGCGGACAGCGGCAAGGTCGAGGGTGGGCCGGCCGGGTCCGGCCTCGCCGAGGTCAGCATCGACGTGCAGGGCGACAAGATCCTCGCCGCCTAG
- a CDS encoding Rieske (2Fe-2S) protein, whose translation MAASGLSRRRALTGAAGVGLALPVLAACGNDGSTSAGDPAGSSTPSPPGSPSPTPTPSGSASSAGAFATAADIPVGGGAVFLDEGVVVTQPTAGTFQGFSIQCTHAGCPVNEVTETINCPCHASTFSITDGSPQGGPASEPLGTVELNVEGDQISLA comes from the coding sequence ATGGCCGCATCGGGACTCAGCAGGCGCCGGGCACTCACCGGAGCCGCAGGAGTGGGTCTGGCGCTGCCAGTGCTCGCTGCGTGCGGCAACGACGGCAGTACGTCGGCGGGGGACCCGGCCGGGTCGAGCACCCCGTCCCCGCCGGGCTCACCCAGCCCGACGCCCACGCCCAGCGGGTCCGCCTCGTCCGCCGGTGCCTTCGCCACCGCCGCGGACATCCCGGTCGGAGGTGGCGCGGTCTTCCTCGACGAGGGTGTCGTCGTCACCCAGCCGACCGCGGGCACCTTCCAGGGCTTCAGCATCCAGTGCACCCACGCCGGCTGCCCGGTCAACGAGGTCACCGAGACCATCAACTGCCCGTGCCACGCCAGCACGTTCTCGATCACCGACGGATCCCCTCAGGGAGGCCCGGCCAGCGAGCCGCTCGGCACGGTGGAGCTGAACGTCGAGGGCGACCAGATCAGCCTTGCCTGA